In Deinococcus sp. HSC-46F16, the following are encoded in one genomic region:
- a CDS encoding M15 family metallopeptidase — protein sequence MRWVLLCWALGAGATQALSAQDRAAALRLVQAYPAHLGGVEGDELIWKDGTRMPLRRANAPTYVSLLNAPGLLNQLDTRYPACAPLRTPARNEDPGRVRYEPLFRKMYGGTPQEVQRHLVAVNWFGQRLLVTQVNGAAASLRQVAGDLARRPHLLPYARPSAGTFLWRKVARTPRLSVHAFGAAIDLNTAQSNYWQWEGYAEGQAGIRYRNRMPAELVHLFERRGWIWGGRWYHHDTMHFEYRPELTQACGPLTPSAGR from the coding sequence GTGAGGTGGGTGCTGCTGTGCTGGGCGCTGGGGGCGGGTGCCACGCAGGCCCTGAGTGCCCAGGACCGAGCGGCGGCCCTGAGGCTGGTGCAGGCGTATCCGGCGCACCTTGGGGGCGTCGAGGGCGATGAGCTGATCTGGAAGGATGGGACGCGAATGCCCCTCAGACGGGCCAACGCCCCGACCTACGTCAGCCTGCTCAACGCCCCAGGGCTGCTCAACCAATTGGACACGCGCTACCCCGCGTGTGCGCCCCTGCGAACTCCGGCCCGGAATGAAGACCCCGGCCGGGTACGCTACGAGCCGCTGTTCCGCAAGATGTACGGGGGCACGCCCCAGGAGGTGCAGCGGCACCTGGTGGCTGTGAACTGGTTCGGCCAGCGCCTGCTGGTTACCCAGGTCAACGGAGCCGCCGCCTCGCTGCGGCAGGTGGCGGGGGACCTCGCCAGAAGGCCCCACCTGTTGCCCTACGCACGGCCCAGTGCGGGGACGTTCCTGTGGCGCAAGGTGGCCCGCACGCCGCGGCTCAGCGTCCACGCGTTCGGGGCGGCCATTGACCTGAACACGGCGCAGTCGAACTACTGGCAGTGGGAAGGCTACGCCGAGGGGCAGGCCGGGATCCGGTACCGCAACCGAATGCCCGCCGAACTCGTCCACCTCTTCGAGCGCCGGGGATGGATCTGGGGCGGACGCTGGTACCACCACGACACCATGCATTTCGAGTACCGCCCGGAGCTGACCCAGGCATGTGGCCCCCTGACGCCATCTGCGGGCCGCTGA
- a CDS encoding restriction endonuclease subunit S, with translation MTTLAEPAITPSEQPPLPPGWVWTTLGEISAIKGGITKDTKKQYEKAVEVPYLRVANVQRGFFNLSEVKTICVPSDKLHDLLLQSGDILFNEGGDRDKLGRGWVWKSEVDPCTFQNHVFRARPRLQELEPKFFSWYGNTLGRTYFDKMGKQTTNLASINITILAALPVPLPPLAEQQRIVTRIEELFSKLDAGVSELKRTQALLKRYRQSLLHAAVTGELSREWREANPAPETGTELLHRILKERRAQWAQSGKKGKYKEPQGPEAAGLPELPHGWTWASVEQIALLVTDGDHNPPKRVASGIPHLTAKNIRNWHVNFDGCTYIAESDFERVKLRYSPQPSDLLITCVGTIGRTAIVPRGIEFSPDRNLAAIRVGPYDMNVDFLQIALNAPVTQELMRGASGSTAQPHLYLSEIRALPISLPPIPEQTYIVSEVERRLSILDNMEATVAAELKRAEATRQSILHRAFTGELVPQDPADEPASVLLERIQAEKVKAGAKAMRAGTGKRGRPRKTDSSPKLL, from the coding sequence ATGACCACCCTCGCTGAACCTGCCATCACCCCGTCCGAGCAGCCTCCCCTGCCGCCTGGCTGGGTTTGGACAACGCTCGGCGAAATCTCAGCTATCAAGGGGGGCATTACCAAAGACACAAAGAAGCAGTATGAAAAAGCCGTAGAGGTGCCATATCTCCGAGTTGCGAATGTACAACGCGGCTTCTTCAATCTTTCAGAAGTGAAAACGATTTGCGTTCCGAGTGATAAACTTCATGACCTTCTGCTTCAATCTGGAGATATTCTCTTTAATGAGGGTGGTGACAGGGACAAGCTGGGGCGAGGCTGGGTATGGAAGTCAGAAGTAGACCCTTGCACCTTCCAAAACCACGTGTTTCGAGCACGGCCTCGGCTACAAGAATTGGAGCCGAAGTTCTTTTCGTGGTATGGAAATACACTTGGGCGCACTTACTTCGATAAGATGGGCAAGCAGACCACTAATCTTGCCTCCATCAACATCACCATACTGGCTGCCCTACCTGTGCCCCTCCCACCCCTCGCCGAGCAGCAACGGATCGTCACCCGGATTGAAGAGCTGTTTAGCAAGCTGGACGCGGGCGTCTCAGAGCTGAAACGCACCCAGGCTCTCCTGAAACGCTACCGTCAGAGCCTGCTGCACGCTGCCGTCACTGGGGAACTGTCGCGGGAATGGCGGGAGGCGAACCCGGCGCCTGAGACTGGCACGGAACTGCTGCACCGCATTTTGAAAGAGCGCCGAGCACAGTGGGCACAGAGCGGCAAGAAGGGCAAGTACAAGGAACCGCAGGGACCGGAGGCGGCGGGGCTCCCGGAGTTACCGCACGGTTGGACATGGGCAAGTGTTGAACAAATCGCTCTCTTGGTCACGGATGGGGACCACAACCCACCGAAAAGGGTGGCGTCCGGCATTCCCCACCTGACTGCCAAGAACATCAGAAACTGGCATGTAAACTTTGACGGCTGTACGTATATTGCCGAGAGTGATTTTGAACGCGTAAAATTGCGCTACTCTCCGCAACCATCAGACCTTCTAATTACATGCGTTGGGACCATTGGTCGCACTGCCATCGTTCCAAGAGGCATTGAGTTCAGTCCAGATAGAAACCTCGCTGCTATACGCGTAGGGCCTTACGACATGAATGTTGACTTCCTACAGATTGCCCTCAATGCTCCAGTAACCCAGGAGCTTATGCGCGGGGCTTCCGGGTCCACTGCTCAACCACATCTCTACTTAAGCGAAATTCGAGCTCTTCCGATCAGTCTGCCACCCATCCCTGAACAGACCTACATCGTCTCAGAAGTCGAACGCCGCCTGTCCATCCTCGACAACATGGAGGCCACCGTAGCCGCCGAGCTGAAGCGGGCCGAGGCCACGCGGCAAAGCATTCTGCACCGGGCCTTCACGGGTGAACTGGTGCCCCAGGATCCGGCAGACGAGCCGGCCAGCGTGTTGCTGGAGCGCATTCAGGCCGAGAAGGTCAAGGCCGGAGCCAAGGCCATGCGGGCAGGCACGGGGAAACGGGGCCGTCCCCGCAAGACCGACTCCTCGCCCAAGCTTCTGTGA